Sequence from the Maribellus comscasis genome:
AGTTTACGGTGCTTATGCTGAATGGGTAACTGTTCAGGTTGAAAAATACTACTTCTTGGGGTTAATGCTTCGCAGCGACATGGTAGATATCGGAGACAGAAATACAGATGGTAACAGAATTGCACTGAATGAATTTAGCATGGACGCAAAAAACAGTTTAGTAGCAGCCAGCTGGGAGCGTTTGTATCAATCTATTTCGGCAGCAAACACAGCAATACAAGGGGCCAGAAGCATAGAAGATGAGGCTGCTGTAAAAAATGAGTTAGAGGCTAAAGCCAGATTCATTAGAGCTTTTACCTATTTTCATCTCGTCAGAGCATTTGGAGATGTTCCTTATCTGGATTCTCCCATTGAAAGCGCAGAAGCTTTTGACGCTGTTGAACGCACACCTTCGGATGAGATATACCAGTATATTATAGATGACCTTTTGTTTGCCAAGGAGTATCTTCCTGTAAAAAATTCACCTGATGTTAGAAATATTGGTACCAAGGGAAGTGCTGCTACCGCATTAGCTGAGGTTTACCTTACATTAGAAAGATATTCGGAAGCTGCAACCGAGGCAAGATATGTTATTGATAATGCTGCTGTATTCGATTATAACCTTGCGACGAATTACCAGGACTTATTTAATGCAGAAGTAATAGCTTCACTAAAGGAGCCTATTTTTACCTATGAATTAAAAAATACATTGAACGATGGTAATTATAACCAGGCTGATGGGATGATTAATCTGACAAGAATTAGGGATTTGGCGCCCAGAAGTTTATCAGTAGCAGTTCCATCGTTAAAAGTTTATCAGTCGTGGGATGACAGGGATTACCGCAAAAAAGTATGTTTTGAGGATACTGTTGTTTACAACGGAGTAGTAACCGCTTTGGTGGACGCTGCGGTTAGGGTGCCTCGCCCGCATATTGCGAAATATTTCCGATATCCGGGACCACAGGAAGCGGGCGACGACCGCTCAAGCGACCATCATTACTGCATGTATCGTTATGCTGATGTATTACTTTTTGCTGCCGAAGCAATTGCAGAGTCAGAAGGAGCCACCCCTGAAGCAATTGGATACATTAATCAGATTAGAGCAAGAGCACGTTACAACGGAAGCACAACAACTGATTTTCCGGCAGATGTACCAACAACAGCTATAAGCACCGATGATTTCATTCAGCTTGTAAGAGAAGAAAGAAGACTGGAGTTTGCTTTTGAGTTCAAAAGGTGGTACGACATTAAACGTTGGGGAATAATAAATGAAGCTTTTTTATCCACCGAATCAATGGAACCGCATAACGTTGATTTGAACAGAGATTATTTGTTCCCGATTCCTCAGACAGAAATCGACGTAACAGATTTTATCCAAAACCCCGGATATTAAGCGTATCCTTATTAGGAAAAATGCATAAGATAACTTAAATCGTCTTATGCATTTTCTTTGTTAAATTTAGAAGAATTATAGTACTGATTTTAGATTCGAAACCAAAATATTAAAACCATGATGATACGTAATGCTCTCAAATATGTATTTGTCTGTTTTGGCCTGCTCTTTTCAATGGAAATATCTGCTCAGGAGAAACCCAATGTATTGTTTATCGCCATTGATGATTTAAACGATTGGTCAGGGTGCCAGCAAAATTTTCCCAATGTTCAAACCCCAAATATTGATCGTTTGGCGTCCAGTGGAATTTTGTTTAATAATGCCCATTGCCAGGCTCCTTTGTGTGGCCCGTCTAGAGCATCAATAATGACAGGACTTCTTCCAAGTACAACCGGTATTTATGCCATGATTGATGACGACAAAATAAAAGAGTGTAATGAAACGACAAATGAAGTAATATTTTTACCTGATTACTTTGAGCAATTTGGGTATAAAACGATGGGAATAGGGAAACTTTTTCATTTAGGAGATAAAGCAAAATGTTTCCAGGAATATGGTGGGGTGTATGAAATGTTTGGGCCAAAGCCCCAAAAGAGGTTTAAATATGATCCGGCATGGTTTGGTAAACCATCAGGAACATCAACAGATTGGGGGGCGTATCCGGTTTATGATTCATTAATGCCTGATGATAAGTATGCAAACTGGGCCATCGAACGGTTAAAACAAAAACATGACCAACCCTTTTTTCTTGCCGTTGGTTTTATTCGTCCGCATGTTCCCTGGTATGTTCCGCAAAAATGGTTTGATCTGTTTTCTGTTGACCAAATGAAAACACCTCCTTTCGATCCGGATGATATGAATGATATATCTGAATTTGCAAAACAGGTGATGGACGTTCCTCCGATGCCAACAACAGAATGGGCCATTGAAAATAATTATTGGCAAGAGATTGTCCAGGCTTATCTGGCTTGTATGGCTTTTACTGATTACCAGGTAGGACGTGTTCTGGATGCATTGGAGAACAGTGAATATAAAAACAATACGATTATTGTTTTGTGGTCAGATCATGGATATCATTTAGGAGAAAAAAATCGGTTCGCCAAACATTCATTATGGCGGAGGGCAACACACGTTCCGCTTATATTTGCCGGGCCTGGAATCAAAGTCAGTCAAAAATCAGAAATACCTGCCGGGCTAATTGATATTTATCCCACTTTGGCCGGTTTATGTAAATTGCCACCCAATCCTAAAAACGAAGGCGTTGATTTGTTTTCAATTCTTCACGACCCGGTAAAGGCAGCACAAAAATGTGTTATAACGACTTATGGTTTTAAAAACCATTCTGTTTATTGGGATGATTGGCACTATATTCATTATAAAGACGGAAGTGAGGAATTATATAATTTAAAGAATGATTCAAACGAGTGGGAAAATATAGCGTCTAAGGATGAATATTCTGAAATTAAATTGAAAATGAAACAAAAATTACCTGAAGTTAATTTATCTAATGTGCCACAAAGTTCTTATAACATCAACGAATATTTCAGAGAAAATTTGAATGATTTATAATGTTTGTCGGTCTGCAGGGATTCGAACCCTGGACCCGCTGATTAAGAGTCAGCTGCTCTGCCAACTGAGCTACAGACCGATTAGTGAAGCAAAATTACAATATTCTTTCTGAGAAAGACATTTTTCACTATAATTTTAGTACAACCGGTTTACTTCGTTCGCTTTCGTTATTTAAACGGTCGAGTAATGAAATACGAACTTCGTATTTTTTCTTTTTCCGGTTAAGGCGTTCAAATTGATATTCGTCTCCCTTCAAAATTGAAATAAAAGAGTTGGGATCATCTATATCCAGGTTTGTTCCTTTTTCATTGATATAAATCAGAACTCTTGCAGGAGTGTTCATTTCGTCTTCGGCATCACAAACTTCCCATTTTATTTTTTTGCCTCTTTTTTTGATTTTTACAACCGGTTGTGGGGGAATACTGTCGAGCCACGGCATGGGTGGTACAAGCGCCGTAGTTTTGTATAAGTGGTTTTTTAAGCTGTCTTGGAATCCCATTAAATCGCGCAAGAAATGCTTGCTGCTGTAAAATGCGGAACCTCCAATTCCCCTGATTTTCCGAAGTGTTTGTATCTGTTTGGGCAGTTCCTCGGCCATGGCCCACTCCTTTATTGTTGATGCCGGGTCGCTTTTGTAAACACCATGGCCAATGTACATCGCCCGCTTGTATGCATGGTTTTTCCACCAGTTGGCAAGCAATTCAAAATCCACCAGGGGGTGACCAATTTGCCAGTACAACTGTGGCAGGCAATAGTCGATCCAACCTTTTTCCTGCCATTTAATAATGTTGGCATACAAATGGTCGTAATTGGTTGCACCTGCTTTGGTGTCTGAACCAAGCGGATCATCTGCTTTGTTACGCCATACACCAAAAGGGCTGATTCCGAATTTCACCCACGGTTTAACAGCTTTAATGGTGTCGTTGAGCATTTCGATAATAATGTCCACGTTTTCGCGTCGCCAGTCGGCCTTGTTTTCCGGAAAGAAACCTCGATTGTATGTTTTAAATGAAGTAGTATCAGGAAATTCTTCCGCAAGCGGGTAAGGATAAAAATAGTCGTCAAAATGAATGGCATCCACATCGTAGCGTAAAACGATGTCTTTTACAACCGAAGTTACAAACTCGCGTGTTTGTGGCAATCCGGGATCAAAATAGAGTTTATTGCCGTATTTTAAAATCCACTCCGGATGTTCAAATGCGATGTGGTTTCCTGCCAGCGGTTCATCTGCTTTTTGTGCAACCCGGTATGGATTTAACCAGGCGTGGAGTTCCATTCCTCGTTTATGGCATTGGTCGATCCAGAATTTTAAAGGATCATAAAAAGGCTCGGGTGCTTGCCCGGGTATTCCTGAAAGGTAACGCGACCAGGGTTCCAGATTTGAAGGATAAAATGCATCTGCTGCCGGGCGGACTTGCAGTATTATGGCGTTCATTCCTAAATCCTGATGCAGATTTAAAATATCGGTAATTTCCTTTTTTTGCTGTTCTGTTGAAAGTCCTGATTTTGACGGCCAGTCAATATTATTTACTGTAGCGACCCAAACAGCCCGGAATTCAAATTTGGGAGAGTAAACCTGGGCCTCGATAGTATAAACCAGAAAGAAAGTGACAAGAAACAGCAAATATCGCATTTTGGTAAATTCAATTTTTTAATTTAGCAAATGTATACATTACCCAAATAGCAAAAAACCATTTTACTGATTTCTTAAAATGAAAAGTCTGACACGTTAATTTTTCTAATTTTGAAGCATGATTTTAATTGCAGACAGCGGATCTACTAAGACGAAATGGTGTTTTATTTCTGATAAAAATAAAGCAGAATTTTTGTTAACCAACGGGATAAATCCTTATTTCAGGACGACAGAGGATATTGTAGAAGAATTAAAACTGGAACTTATTCCGAATCTCTCCGGGCGGGTAAGAAGCATTCATTTTTACGGAGCAGGAATAGTAAACACGGAGATTGCTAAAGTCGTTGAAGACGCGTTGAAAGTATTGTTCCCCGGAGCAACAATTGAAACCAACAGCGATTTGTTTGCTGCTGCACGGGCTACGCTTCAAAACAAAAAAGGTATTGCCTGTATTTTAGGAACCGGTTCAAATTCGTGTTTATACGACGGAGAAAAAATCGTTGAGCACGTTCCTCCTCTTGGTTTTATATTAGGGGATGAAGGCGGAGGAGTTGTTTTGGGCAGGAAGATTCTGTCCGATTTTTTAAAAGGTTTGATGCCCGAAACTTTGGTGGAAAAATTTCGTCAGAGTCATCCTTTTCAATACGCAGATTATCTTCAAAAGGTATACAAAGAAGAACGCCCCAATAAATTTCTGGCTTCGTTTGTTCCTTTCATCCACGAGAATATTCAAAATGATTACTGTAAAAAATTAGTGGAAAAGTCATTCGAAGAGTTTTTGATTCGGAATGTTTTTCAATATTCAGGCTGTCAGATACATCCCGTTTGTTTTGTTGGTTCTGTTGCGTTTTATTTTGAAGATGTTCTGAGGGCTGTTTTGCTGGAAAATAAGCTTAATTCCGGAATTGTTTTGCAGGAGCCGTTGAAAGGATTAATAAAATTTCATACAAAAAATTAAAGTAAAAATCAGATGGTAAATATAACTGAGTCGAGCTCGAATTACGATAATCTGGAAAAAATGTCGATCCGTGAGCTTCTGGAAGGAATTCATTCTGAAGACAAAAAAGTTTTACCGGCAGTAGGGAAAGTTATTCCGCAAATTGAGAGATTGGTTGCGGAAGTTGTTCCCCGGGTAAAAAAAGGCGGGCGCTTGTTTTATGTTGGTGCCGGAACCAGCGGGAGGTTGGGAATTTTGGATGCTTCAGAAATTCCTCCAACATACGGCGTCGGTTATGGTTTGGTAGTGGGATTAATTGCGGGTGGAGACCAGGCTATCAGGAAAGCTGTTGAATCGGCGGAGGATGATGAGAATCTTTCCTGGAAGATATTAAAAGAGTATAAAATCAATGAATTGGATACGGTAGTTGGAATAGCAGCTTCGGGCGGAACTCCGTATGTAATTGGCGCTGTAAAAAAAGCACGCGAAAATAAGATCTTAACCGCATGTATAACAAGTAACAAAGAGACGGTTCTAGCCCAAAATGTAGATATACCGATTGAAGTTATTGTTGGCCCCGAGTTTGTTACCGGAAGTACCAGGATGAAATCAGGTACTGCACAAAAGCTGGTTTTGAATATGATAACCACAACGTTGATGATTCAACTGGGTAAAGTGAAAGGGAACAAGATGATTAACATGCTGTTAACAAACCGGAAACTGATTGAAAGAGGTACAAAAATGATTATGGATGAGCTTGGATATGCTGAATCAAAGGCGAAACGCTTGTTGCTTTTACATGGCTCGGTTCAAAAAGTACTCGATGAGTTTAAAGCAAAAGAGCTTTAAAGAAGTCTTTTAGTTTTGGTTATTCAAGTAAGAAAAAAATTGATATCTTTGTCAACTATACAGTAAGGAATATTGCTGTATGTTTATTTGAAATAAAGGAATAGTAAGGATATTTAAGAAAAATCATCGGACTTACCGTTCTGGTAAGTTTGTGGTTTATTAGGTTTAGTTGGTTTAGGTTAGTTCCCGTGTAGGGGACAAAAAAGGCTGTCAGGGGACAGCCTTTTCTTTTTCTAACAACTGCATTCAGAAATGAAACCCTTAACTTTGTAAAAAAAAGAAGATGAAGACACTGATTAAAGATGCGACGATTGTTAATGAAGGATTAAAGTTTAAGGGAAGTGTATTAATTGGTGAAGATAAGATTGAAAAGATTTTTTCGAAATTATTTCCTGTAGATTTTGATTTTAGAGGTGTTGAAGTTATTGAAGCCGAAGGTTTGCTCCTTATCCCCGGCGTTATCGATGATCAGGTGCATTTTCGTGAACCAGGACTAACCCACAAAGGCGAAATAGCAACGGAGAGCCGGGCTGCTGTAGCCGGTGGTGTTACAACATACATGGAAATGCCAAATACCAATCCGCAATCGGTTACACAGGAAGAACTCCAAAAGAAATACGACAGGGCGGCCTTGGTTTCTCCGGCTAATTTTTCGTTTTATATGGGAGCTACTAACGATAATCTGGAGGAGGTTCTGAAAACCGATCCTGCAACAGTTTGCGGTATTAAGGTTTTTATGGGCTCGTCTACCGGAAACATGCTGGTTGATGATGAAAAGACCTTAGCTGAAATTTTTAGGAATGCGCCAACCCTGGTGGCAACTCATTGCGAAGATGAGGCGACCATTCAAAAGAACAGTGAAATTGCACGCCAGCGATATGGTGAAAATGTACCAATTTCACGTCATTGCCATATACGCAGCGACGAAGCTTGTTATATTTCTTCATCAAAAGCAGTAAATTTAGCTTCAAAATTTAATACGCGTTTGCATGTTTTACATCTGTCCTCGGCAAAAGAGATGGAGCTTTTCACACCAGGAAAAGTAACCGAAAAAAGTATTACTGCGGAAGTTTGTGTGCATCATCTTTGGTTTGATGAAAGGGACTATATTACTCATGGCACAAGAATAAAGTGGAATCCATCTGTTAAGTGCGAGAGCGATAAAGAGGCTCTTTGGGAGGCGTTGCTTGATGACAGATTGGATGTAATTGCTACCGACCATGCTCCTCACACCATTGAGGAAAAGAATAATACATATTTTAAAGCTCCCTCTGGCGGACCTTTGGTTCAACATTCTTTAGTAGCCATGCTTGAAATGAGTAAGAAAGGTTTTATTCCCGTTGAAAAAGTCATTCAGAAAATGTGCCATGCCCCGGCGGATTTATTCACAATTGATCGGCGCGGCTATATTCGCGAAGGCTATTTTGCCGATTTGGTTTTGGTTGATCCAAATAAATCGTGGGTAGTTGCTCCTGAAAATATCCTGTATAAGTGCGGTTGGTCGCCTTTTGAAGGGACTGAATTTTCTCATCAGGTAGTAAAAACTTTTGTAAATGGCAGACTAACGTTTAAAAATGGCCGGATTACAGATAATGTGTTTGGCAGCAGAGTGGGATTTCTCCGGTAATCTTGCTATGTATTTTTATCTCAGAATGTTTTTATTGGCCTCATTTTGAGTAGTGTATTGGTTTTTTAATCTCAACATTTATCCGATTCTACTATTGATTTCCTTCAAACATTTTCTTAACTTGTAAAGAAAACCTTTAATAAAAAAAACCAATTCTTTATTTGAATCAAATTTTCTTAATGTTCGACGACATGTATTAATAAATACATGATTATTCATTTAGTACTTATCTGTAAAAAAATAAAAATATGAAAAACTTTTTTACTACTCTGTTTTTTATCCTTTTATGCATCAATTCTCTCTATCCCCAGGTTCCCGGTGCTTTCAGTTATCAGGCTGTAGTGCGAAATCTTACAGGTGATGTTTTAAGTAACCAAGATGTGACTTTTAGAATTAGTATTTTACAGGACTCTGAGTCAGGCACTGTCGTATATGTTGAGACCCATTCGGTTACAACAAATGATTTTGGATTAGCAAATTTAAAGATCGGGACAGGGACGGTCGTTGACGGGACATTCGGCAATGAAGGCTGGGGAACTGCACTTCATTTTTTAAAAGTTGAAATAGATCCGGACGGAGGAACCTCATTTATTGAGATGGGTACCACACAACTTCTGGCTGTTCCTTACGCATTCCATGCTCAAACGGTTGAAAATGATCAGATTGATGATGCCGATGCTGATGCTGCAAATGAGCTTCAGACGCTTTCTGTTTCAGGAAACAATTTGTCCATTAGCGATGGAAACACTGTTGCGTTACCAGCAGGAAGCACCAGCCCATGGACAAACAGTACTGCAGGAATTAAATATTTTGGCGGGAAAGTCGGAATAAATCATGATCCGGCTGACGATTCTGGAGCGCTTCAAGTATGGGGAGAAGATGGTATGAGTCTCGAAATTGTTAACAATAGTGTAACTTTTCCGAATATTTATGCCCAAAACAATTCGGGTACAGCGGCTTATATCGATGGTAAACTAGTGATTGATGACGGTACTCAAGGGGCAGGGAAAGTTTTAACTTCAGATAGCGGCGGTAAGGCAAGTTGGGCAACGCCAGGTACTGGTTTATGGACCCAAAACGGGTCGGAAATTTATTTTAACGGAAACGTGGGAATCGGAACAACAGATCCGATAGTTAAACTGGATGTTTCTGATGATTCAGGTGAAACGTATTCCAGAATTCAGTCAACAGCGAGCGATGCAGGATTATTTATTGAAAGATCAGGTGGAGCTAATATGGCAGGTTTAATTTTTAAAACGGGTGGCGCAAATGGATTTTATACCGGACTTTTAGGATCATACAGTTATAAAATTTCCACTCAAAATCCTACACTTAATGGCCTTGAAGTTGAAATTGACGGGGATGTGGTTTTAAGTGATGAATTACATTCTACTGCTACAGGAAATTCAAATATGATGCCTTTTGCCTATGGTTACATCTCAAGTGCGGCATCAAAAACCGGCTGTACATCAAATGTAGGAACTGTTTCAAAAATGTCAACCGGACAATATAAAGTAGAAATAGCTGACCTTGGCAGTGACTATACAGTTGTAGTAACCATTAACCATGGACTTGCTTATTCTAATGCGGTTGTCATGGGACGTAATTCAGCATATTTTACCGTTGCTACCTGGGATACCAAAAGTGATGGTTATGTCGATGCAGGATTCTCATTTATTGTGTATAAACCTTAATATTAAAGAGATGAAAAAAATTAGACTTATATTATTAATACTGCTAATTGCAAGTTTATCTTTTGCACAAGAAGTTATTTCAACAGCAGGAGAAACGCAATCGAATTCCGGTTATGAATTGAGCTGGACAGTCGGAGAAACAGT
This genomic interval carries:
- a CDS encoding RagB/SusD family nutrient uptake outer membrane protein, which translates into the protein MKKLNHILLIFFITLTLVGCIDLEEDPKGLMAPEGFFETASDVEAAVYGAYAEWVTVQVEKYYFLGLMLRSDMVDIGDRNTDGNRIALNEFSMDAKNSLVAASWERLYQSISAANTAIQGARSIEDEAAVKNELEAKARFIRAFTYFHLVRAFGDVPYLDSPIESAEAFDAVERTPSDEIYQYIIDDLLFAKEYLPVKNSPDVRNIGTKGSAATALAEVYLTLERYSEAATEARYVIDNAAVFDYNLATNYQDLFNAEVIASLKEPIFTYELKNTLNDGNYNQADGMINLTRIRDLAPRSLSVAVPSLKVYQSWDDRDYRKKVCFEDTVVYNGVVTALVDAAVRVPRPHIAKYFRYPGPQEAGDDRSSDHHYCMYRYADVLLFAAEAIAESEGATPEAIGYINQIRARARYNGSTTTDFPADVPTTAISTDDFIQLVREERRLEFAFEFKRWYDIKRWGIINEAFLSTESMEPHNVDLNRDYLFPIPQTEIDVTDFIQNPGY
- a CDS encoding dihydroorotase gives rise to the protein MKTLIKDATIVNEGLKFKGSVLIGEDKIEKIFSKLFPVDFDFRGVEVIEAEGLLLIPGVIDDQVHFREPGLTHKGEIATESRAAVAGGVTTYMEMPNTNPQSVTQEELQKKYDRAALVSPANFSFYMGATNDNLEEVLKTDPATVCGIKVFMGSSTGNMLVDDEKTLAEIFRNAPTLVATHCEDEATIQKNSEIARQRYGENVPISRHCHIRSDEACYISSSKAVNLASKFNTRLHVLHLSSAKEMELFTPGKVTEKSITAEVCVHHLWFDERDYITHGTRIKWNPSVKCESDKEALWEALLDDRLDVIATDHAPHTIEEKNNTYFKAPSGGPLVQHSLVAMLEMSKKGFIPVEKVIQKMCHAPADLFTIDRRGYIREGYFADLVLVDPNKSWVVAPENILYKCGWSPFEGTEFSHQVVKTFVNGRLTFKNGRITDNVFGSRVGFLR
- a CDS encoding glycoside hydrolase family 10 protein, with protein sequence MRYLLFLVTFFLVYTIEAQVYSPKFEFRAVWVATVNNIDWPSKSGLSTEQQKKEITDILNLHQDLGMNAIILQVRPAADAFYPSNLEPWSRYLSGIPGQAPEPFYDPLKFWIDQCHKRGMELHAWLNPYRVAQKADEPLAGNHIAFEHPEWILKYGNKLYFDPGLPQTREFVTSVVKDIVLRYDVDAIHFDDYFYPYPLAEEFPDTTSFKTYNRGFFPENKADWRRENVDIIIEMLNDTIKAVKPWVKFGISPFGVWRNKADDPLGSDTKAGATNYDHLYANIIKWQEKGWIDYCLPQLYWQIGHPLVDFELLANWWKNHAYKRAMYIGHGVYKSDPASTIKEWAMAEELPKQIQTLRKIRGIGGSAFYSSKHFLRDLMGFQDSLKNHLYKTTALVPPMPWLDSIPPQPVVKIKKRGKKIKWEVCDAEDEMNTPARVLIYINEKGTNLDIDDPNSFISILKGDEYQFERLNRKKKKYEVRISLLDRLNNESERSKPVVLKL
- a CDS encoding ATPase, with protein sequence MILIADSGSTKTKWCFISDKNKAEFLLTNGINPYFRTTEDIVEELKLELIPNLSGRVRSIHFYGAGIVNTEIAKVVEDALKVLFPGATIETNSDLFAAARATLQNKKGIACILGTGSNSCLYDGEKIVEHVPPLGFILGDEGGGVVLGRKILSDFLKGLMPETLVEKFRQSHPFQYADYLQKVYKEERPNKFLASFVPFIHENIQNDYCKKLVEKSFEEFLIRNVFQYSGCQIHPVCFVGSVAFYFEDVLRAVLLENKLNSGIVLQEPLKGLIKFHTKN
- a CDS encoding sulfatase, which codes for MMIRNALKYVFVCFGLLFSMEISAQEKPNVLFIAIDDLNDWSGCQQNFPNVQTPNIDRLASSGILFNNAHCQAPLCGPSRASIMTGLLPSTTGIYAMIDDDKIKECNETTNEVIFLPDYFEQFGYKTMGIGKLFHLGDKAKCFQEYGGVYEMFGPKPQKRFKYDPAWFGKPSGTSTDWGAYPVYDSLMPDDKYANWAIERLKQKHDQPFFLAVGFIRPHVPWYVPQKWFDLFSVDQMKTPPFDPDDMNDISEFAKQVMDVPPMPTTEWAIENNYWQEIVQAYLACMAFTDYQVGRVLDALENSEYKNNTIIVLWSDHGYHLGEKNRFAKHSLWRRATHVPLIFAGPGIKVSQKSEIPAGLIDIYPTLAGLCKLPPNPKNEGVDLFSILHDPVKAAQKCVITTYGFKNHSVYWDDWHYIHYKDGSEELYNLKNDSNEWENIASKDEYSEIKLKMKQKLPEVNLSNVPQSSYNINEYFRENLNDL
- a CDS encoding N-acetylmuramic acid 6-phosphate etherase yields the protein MVNITESSSNYDNLEKMSIRELLEGIHSEDKKVLPAVGKVIPQIERLVAEVVPRVKKGGRLFYVGAGTSGRLGILDASEIPPTYGVGYGLVVGLIAGGDQAIRKAVESAEDDENLSWKILKEYKINELDTVVGIAASGGTPYVIGAVKKARENKILTACITSNKETVLAQNVDIPIEVIVGPEFVTGSTRMKSGTAQKLVLNMITTTLMIQLGKVKGNKMINMLLTNRKLIERGTKMIMDELGYAESKAKRLLLLHGSVQKVLDEFKAKEL